One window from the genome of Anopheles coluzzii chromosome X, AcolN3, whole genome shotgun sequence encodes:
- the LOC125906490 gene encoding uncharacterized protein LOC125906490 translates to MRQQLQQQQQQQRQPQRYVVAGLSQQQQQQHQQQQQKRKRPKPDLIEISPGQNETFESVSLKIRKAVDDNGTHKELKDFIIMSRRTDKALLRLTLARSANATLILQQIRTIIGEAGTCQHVTEMVALVVNDIDSLVKEEELTALLENKIEGRAGIVSTSIWQMPDGTQRARIRLPAKAAKALDGTKLRLGFCISRVKIAPPTPKEHLRCYRCLEHGHNARDCRSPVDRQNVCIRCGQEGHKAGTCKEEIRCGKCGGPHVIGDRTCDRSATQ, encoded by the coding sequence ATGaggcagcagctacagcagcagcagcagcagcaacgacagccACAGCGATATGTGGTCGCAGGCTtgtcgcaacagcagcagcagcagcatcaacagcagcagcagaagcgtaAGCGTCCTAAGCCCGACTTGATAGAGATCTCTCCTGGTCAGAACGAGACTTTCGAGAGCGTGTCCTTGAAAatccgtaaagccgttgacGATAATGGCACACACAAGGAGTTAAAGGATTTCATTATCATGAGCCGGCGCACAGACAAGGCGTTGCTAAGACTGACGCTGGCCAGATCCGCAAACGCGACCTTAATTCTCCAGCAGATCCGAACGATTATCGGCGAGGCTGGAACTTGTCAACACGTGACGGAAATGGTGGCCTTGGTAGTAAACGACATCGATTCCCTAGTCAAGGAGGAAGAGCTCACAGCTCTCCTTGAAAACAAGATCGAGGGTAGGGCAGGCATCGTCTCAACGAGCATTTGGCAAATGCCGGATGGCACCCAGCGGGCACGCATCCGTCTGCCAGCCAAGGCTGCAAAAGCGCTGGATGGCACGAAGCTTCGCTTGGGCTTCTGCATTTCCAGAGTGAAGATTGCTCCTCCAACACCCAAGGAGCATCTTCGCTGCTATCGATGCCTTGAGCATGGCCACAACGCCCGCGATTGTCGGTCACCTGTAGACcgacaaaatgtttgcatccGTTGCGGACAGGAGGGCCATAAGGCTGGAACATGCAAGGAAGAAATACGCTGCGGCAAATGCGGTGGTCCCCATGTTATTGGGGACCGGACATGCGACCGGTCGGCTACCCAATGA
- the LOC125906478 gene encoding uncharacterized protein LOC125906478 — protein MTVISSLKQPPEEVSITVGGVNVPFSRSIKYLGVRVQDHLSWVPHVKEITLKATRIVHAVNRLMPNLHGPRTSKSRLLTNVADSTMRYAAPVWTKRLAIKSAADYFVGCNSRKHGDVTFHLSQVLSGHGFFREHLCGMQLTSSPDCTRCPGVAESAEHAMFECPRFDSTRTELLHGVVPETLLEHMLQSPENWSNVCEATKRITSALQQDWDETR, from the exons ATGACGGTGATCTCTAGCCTCAAGCAGCCTCCAGAGGAAGTTTCTATCACTGTCGGCGGAGTGAACGTGCCGTTCTCGCGCTCCATAAAGTACTTGGGGGTGCGTGTACAAGACCACCTATCATGGGTACCCCACGTTAAGGAGATAACTCTGAAGGCCACGCGGATTGTGCACGCCGTCAATCGACTCATGCCCAACCTCCATGGGCCAAGGACCTCGAAGTCTCGCTTGCTGACAAATGTGGCCGACTCGACCATGCGCTACGCAGCACCTGTATGGACGAAGCGATTGGCAATCAAGAGTGCTGCAGATTACTTCGTCGGGTGCAAC TCACGGAAACACGGAGACGTCACGTTCCACCTATCCCAGGTCCTTTCCGGCCACGGTTTTTTCCGGGAGCACCTGTGCGGTATGCAACTCACGTCGTCCCCGGACTGTACGCGATGCCCCGGCGTTGCGGAGAGCGCAGAACATGCTATGTTCGAGTGTCCGCGATTCGACTCAACCCGAACAGAGCTGCTGCACGGAGTCGTCCCGGAAACGCTGCTTGAACACATGCTCCAGAGCCCAGAGAACTGGAGTAATGTATGTGAGGCCACCAAGCGGATAACATCAGCGCTACAGCAGGATTGGGACGAAACCCGGTGA